actttttctctgccagaggagaggtcattagttcacagactgctctgaaagaataattttgaatgctgagtgttgtgtaatctgcacatattatagaatgatgcaatattagaaaaaacactatatacctgaaaataaaaataaaaatatgagaatattttctttgctgctaatcctctagtaattattcatagtacacaaccaattcactatatcatattttttttttttcgcttcagtgtctctttaaacacatatctgtatttttttttggttCACTCTTCAGTAatttttacatttattacatTTAGTAACAATATCAATTCTTGGCATATTTATGTAGGTGCAGCAGCTTTAAAAAAATCATATTGTGCAAAATTCCCCTATGGTCATCTTTCATAGAttcagagagaggaagagaaaggcgacagatagatagacagatatatagatagatagatagatagatagatagatagatagatagatagacagatagatagatattttggTGGTCATTTGTAGATtgtggtaacattttttttcctgtgaacACATATTTgtagcttttttttgtttgtacatTCACTAACCATACCAATTCTTGGCATATTTCTGTGAATGCAGCAACTTTGGTTTATAGtcataaaaaaaaagcatacttcATTAACCTCTTCATCTTATCGGCCGACTGTAAAGTCATCAGATTCTGGGTGGATTTCTTACATTAACTCGTATAAAACCATATTCATCCCAGATAAGTAATGCTACGTGGAGAGGCTCAGTGAATGAGGCAGTGAAGGTATGGAGGTGTCTGATTGGTTCACTCAGATCATAGAATGACAACTGGCcagcctcataatccagataGACTCTGATTTTATCTCCGGAGATGTTGTCCGCTAACCAGTTCCTGCCACTATCATGGATCACAAAATACTcgccattccacttctccatcacCCAGGACTTGTTATTATAGCCAATCTCTTGCAGGCCTGACATGCCCCCTTCACTTCGTTCTCCTCCTTTCCTTtgtatactggggtaacacatccccACCTTCCACAAATGGGATCCCCTGAGATCTACTTCCCAGTAAAGACGCCCAGAGGAGAAACTCCCTTTGCTGATTACCTGAGGATAAAATGTAAATGATTCTGGTGTTTCTGGGTGATTTTGGCCTCCTATCAAGGTTGCAGTTTTAAAGTCATCAGATAGCCTTATAGAGCTGTTAGCAGAGTTTTCATCAAGTACTATGTCTGTTGCTTCCTGTATATAGATCCCTCCATTTGCACCTGTTAATATTTCTGCTAAACCTTTCCGAAATACTTGGGAGATCGGAACCATGTCCAGATCCCCTACATCATGGTGCTCCTCCGCGTATCTCTCTCTGTCCTCATCTCCCTCCTCAGTGTCAACTTTGTCCAGATcttgtaagacagtcagtgggtcGGTCATGCTGTGTAGCTCTTCAGTCTGACGAATTTTTCTGGACAGCTCATCCATTTTTATTTCCAGTTCCTGGATCAGGTGCAAAATGGGAAATTGCAACTGTTCGGCTTGCCTGGCAATCTCACTCAGGACTTTCTTCTCCAGGTCTTCTAACTGTAATCTAAGTTCTGTGAAAATGTCAATAAATCTCCTGGTTTTACCATCTACTTCATCttgtgtttttctcctgagtaCCTGAAGACTATGAACTGTGTTCTCAACCCATTCCCTCCATGTTAACAGTTTCTGCAAATAGATATTCAGTTTCTGTTTCTTCTTTTCAGCAATCTCATCCAGCGACTCCTTCTGATGATCTCTATACATTCCAATCACACAGCAAGAGACATGGATAACATCAGAATTCTCAGTGTAGTTATATTCTAGGATTTTTTTATGGAGTGAGCGTTTCCTGTCCTCCGGGGACATGCTGGGGTCAACTAGAACATGTTCTGGGGACTTGCTGTGCACGTTCAGGTGACTGGCACACAGAGATGCTTCACAGAGCAGGCAGGAGCTAACAGCAGGCACATGAGTATGAATACAGTATGTACAGCAGACCCCAGACTCCTGACCTGGATGAGGTGACAGGAAGTTCTCTACAATGTTACTCAGAATAATATTCCTGTGCAGTGCGGGGCGTTCCTGAAACTTCTCTCTGCATTCAGGGCAGGAATAGCCTTCAGACCCCACCTGTGTATCCAACACTTGATCAATACAGACCCGGCAGAAGCTGTGGCCACATTTCAGGTTTACAGGGTCAGTGTAGATATTCTGACAGACAGAGCAGTCCAGCAGTTTGTTCAGGTAAGCAGATTCCATTACTGACAGGAGAGAGGAATGAGTCTCCCAGCAGGCTGAGTTCAGCGGGTGTGACTGAGGCTGACTCATACTGTGTTCAAAGGATCAGTTTTGCAGCTATCCACAAAACAAATAAACGTAATTTATTAACTTGTTGAAGGTATTATATTTCTTCAATATCGTTTGCACATGTTATTCACCGAGGGTCCGATTTAACAAGGGTTCAATAATATGGGATAGCTAATATGGTCTACAAAACATATAATTATCATGTAGAACATAATGATACTTTCATTTAAAGGAAGAGAaagccaaaaggggaaaaaaattcctgactggaccaaagtacagtgaggCTGATAATGCTGCTGAGCCTGATAAGACATCATTTTTCAGTGTAGATAGCTATGTAATATGTTAACTGCTCAACATTTCTGCATAGAATGCCTCATCATGTAATCTATATGTCATACAAATTTGTCAATCACGGAAAGTAATCAGCTGTCCATTTATCAGAGGGATAGTCCCCCTGTCCCTGTTTTTTCCTAACTTGACCCCATTCCAGGactaatgtacagatctatgtaaatatatgtatttttctactaaaaatgtgtttaacatactCTAAATGTTGTTTATATCATTTTAAATGAATACATTCTTTAGTTTcacatgttaaaatgaaggagaatTAATGATGATAGAGAGGATCTGTCTCACAATCACCAGATATAGTAATAACTCAACTCCGTTTACCACAGCCACAGAGGAAGAGAGAGTTTTATGTCATTGACATTCACTGTGTTTGTCTAACTGTTTTGGGTCTTGAGTCCTCTCTTTCTCGTTGCCTAAGTTTTAAGTTTTAGAGAAACAACAAAGTCCTAAAGTATTTCAATTACAAAACCccactttttttctcctccctCTGAGTACAGAATATCCAAACTGTTTTCACAAAGGTGGTTGTTGAACGTAATGTTTCACTGAGGCAGTGGCGTACAATTCACCATAGTGGCTGTTATGGGGCCTGTTGCGATTGGCCAACAGCAATACATGGTTTGTGGTGGGAGTCATGGAGACCCAGAGCGTGCCAGTCCCCCTTCCTCAAGGTGCAAAGTAACAGCAGCAGAGCATACGAAAAGTGACTCACTTCTCCAGGCCCCATGGGTGATCTACAGTCTCCAGGCATACTCGTCTTAATGACTACGGCACCCACTCTTGTCAAGTTAAGTGATGAGAAAGAGAGATGCCGGGAGAAGTTAGATCATTGGTGGAGCCAGGAGAGGTGAGACACTTCTCTTGTACTACATCTGGttccctacactgggggggggggcgctatctgtactggggtcgggcctctgactacttatactgggagcttCCAAGAAAAAAAACGGTCCAGCACTGCACTGCGTTAAGCTTCAAGTAATAAGAGCTTTatttcacatgactctcctgtacACAAAATTGGCACAGCTTGTCATAAAAATAGTAGTGTGTAAGCACATACCCGTGGGAGGTCAAGGTTGGGCTGTGGGGCATGGTGGAAGCTATGGCCAGCCTAACATCCGTTTTGCTATTGAAGCGCCTTCAGtggcaagatatatatatatatatatacatacacatacacatacagtgggttgcaaaagtattcggcccccttgaagttttccacattttgtcacaaacatgcataaattttattggaattccacgtgaaagaccaatacaaagtggtgtacatgtgaaaagtggatcgaaaatcatacatcattccaaacattttttacaaataaataactgcaaagtggggtgtgcgtaattattcggccccctgagttaatactttgtagaaccaccttttgctgcaattacagctgccagtcttttaaggtatgtctctaccagctttgcacatctagagactgaaatccttgcccattcttctttgcaaaacagctccagctcagtcagattagatggacagcgtttgtgaacagcagttttcagatcttgccacagattctcgattggatttagatctgggctttgaccgggctattctaacacatagatatgttttgttttaaaccattccattgttgccctggctttgtgtttagggtcattgtcctgctggaaggtgaacttccgccccagtctcaagtcttttgcaggctccaagaggttttcttccaagtttgccctatatttggctccatccatcttcccatcaactctgaccagcttccctgtccctgctgaagagatgcaccccctcgagcatgatgctgccaccaccatatttgtcagtggggatggtgtgttcagagtgatgtgcagtgttcgttttctgccacacatagcgttttgaattttggccaaaaaattccattttggtctcatctgaccagagcaacttcctccacatggttgctgtgttccccacatggcttgtggcaaactgcaaacgggacttcttatgctttctgttaacaatgcctttcttcttgccactcttccataaaggccaactttgtacagtgcatgactaatagttgtcctatggacagagtctcccacctgagctgtagatctctgcagctcgtccagagtcaccaggggcctcttgactgcatttctgatcagcgctcaccttgttcggcctgtgagtttaggtggatggccttgtcttggtaggtttacagttgtgccatactccttccatttctgaatgatcgattgaacagtgctccttgggatgttcaaggctttggaaatctttttgtagcctaagcctgctttaaatttctcaataacttgatccctgacctgtctggtgtcttctttggacttcatggtgttgttgctcccaatattatcttagacaacctctgaggccctcacagagcagctgtatttgtactgacattagattacacacaggtgcactctatttagtcattagcactcatcaggcaatgtctataggcaactgactgcactcagatcaaagggggccgaataattatgcacacaccactttgcagttatttatttgtaaaaaatgtttggaatcatgtatgattttcgttccacttctcatgtgtacaccactttgtattggtctttcatgtggaattccaatcaaattgattcatgtttgtggcagtaatatgacaaaatgtggaaaacttcaagggggccgaatacttttgcaacccactgtagatgaaTTGCAAAGCAGTCATAGTGTTTGGTGATAACCATAGCAAACCTCCAGACATGTGCAGGCTAAGCATAGAGGcctgcaaacacgcgcaggagacttgggcgcacagggagtaacttcggtgctGTCAGAAGTcggagctaaagttacttttaaaacactataattcggcctccagcaattgctggaagccgaattatttcattccccactatccatggcgccctggagggagaatagtatttttaaagcggccaggaacttgtgcagtagcaggatcagccatataccggctgtatcctgtgcccaagtgtcccgcgctgattcctctcgtacgcctgcAAACACTGTGGCAGAGTTCCAAACAAAGCGTGCAAAGAATGAAGTGCATGTATACTTGCAAATGTCCTGCATAGAAATGATCCAAATTACTGCACGTCCAAAGGCCTAAATCCAGGGGACATAGGAACAGGCCATGGGAGGTGTGTATTGCgttgtggatagcactctcgccttaaagtgctgggtccccagttcaaatctcagccagggcactatctacacatagtttgtatgttcttcccatgtctgtgtgggtttcctccaggcactccaatttcctcccacatgccaaaaacatacagataagttaattggcttctccaaaattggccctagactataatgaacatatgactgtggtagtgaGTTCCTTTGAGGGACTCTGAACACTTTTCTACAGATAgttaaactgtgtgctcagcaagcagttaccaggcagcagtgagcagttgtgagagtttgagaggtatttcactgcctatcaactgcccgtggaaaagaggcctaactgagCTCCGTGAAGCCGGCCCCCCTACAATCGGCACAAATAAAAAAACGccatcatgtttggttagtgctacgtttgtgcccaaaaataaagatttgtgctgctttcgatttgaagataatagcacttattttctccaaaactGTAGCATGACCCAGCCCCTGTACAATAACCGACGGGCATGAAACAAGTATGGGTGTGTAGTGCTATgtgtgtgctcatttgtgctgcaaaattaATCTTTCTATTAGTTTCAGAGATATTCATGGTTttttaaaggtcaaaagttcactcagcctcGTCAACCTTTGCGATGTTGTAGGGGGCTGAGGGAACGTTTGACCTGTATGAAAACTTGAATATCTCAAAATCTAAAAAAGATAGAAAgacgatttttgcagcacaaacacacacatgcaaAGCACTACCCACGCATGCCAGTTTCATGTCTGTTGATTGTTGTACAGGGATGGGTGATGTTACTGTTTTGGAAAACATAAGTGCTATTATCTACAAAATGAAAGCTACACAAATCtgaatttttgcagcacaaatggggaCAAATGTAGCACTAAGTAGCGCAGGGTATTAAAAGATAATACTGCACTTTAATTGGTCCAATAAACAAGTAAATGAAtggataaaatgaaataaaataattgaatgaAATTGAGCACAATCAAATATCATGTAGTAAATCTCTCTAGCTTGCACACATAAGATTATATAGCagatataaatatacataaataagtatataccgtatttttcggactataagacgcactatttctcccccaaaagtggggtgaaaaagtcactgcgtattATAGTCCGAATGCAGCTTTTACCTATATGGGGGCGCATGTGTCCGatgatagcagcagccgctatgaaGTTTCCCCGCATCAGCCAGAGTGTCCGCAGCAAGGAGGCAGCAGCTGGATACAAAGTTTCCAGCATCGGCCAGAGTGTCCGCAGGGAGGAGGCAGCCGCTCGATACAAAGTTCCCCCGCATCAGCCAGAATGTCCGTGCGAGGAGGCAGCCACTCGATATAAAGTTTCCAGCATCAGCCAGAGTGTCCCCGCAGCGAGTCAGCAGCAGCCCGACCTAAAGTACTTCCTGAATCAGCGTGATCCGAGCAGTACAAAGACACCTTCAGCCGCTATATCGGCAGAGTCCTCTGAGGCTTCCATACTGTGTTGTTTATTGGTGTCAGCCCATAACCCCGCGCACGTGCGCTGCAGGTGATTGGAGGGCGCCAGTAAACAACACAGTATGGAAGCCTCAGAGGACTCTTGCCGATATAGCGGCTGAAGGTGTCTTTGTACTGCTCTGATCATGCTGATTCAGGAAGTACTTTAGGTCGGGCTGCTGCTGACTCGCTGCGGGGACACTCTGGCTGATGCTGGAAACTTTGTATCGAGTGGCTGCCTCCTCCCACGGACATTCTGGCTGATGCTGGAAACTTTGTATCAAGTGGCTGCCTCCTCCGACGGACACTCTGATACGGGAAAACTTCGTATTGAGCTGCTGCCTCCTCGCTGCGGTGACAGGCTCATTGCTGATGCAGGGAAAACTCATCGGGCTATTGCTGCGGGGACAGGTTTATTACTGAAGCAGGGAACAGATGCCACCCAggctggataggtgagatagATCTCATTTATATTGTAGTGGTTAGCATAGCTAGTGTTTTGGGGGAGAGCAGGGGTTtgtgttgtgtagtgtagtgtagctggagaAGATGGTATCAGTGGATTTGTGAAATGTAGTATAGTTAGTGGGGGAAGCAGTGGTTAGTGAAGTTAGGCAGTGTAATTTAGAGACATCTTGGGGAGgggtaaaggtccataagacacgcctggaccatggatgcacctaggcttagtattttttttttcccctggtttttgcctgctaaacctgggtgcgtcttatagtccggagcgtcttatagtccgaaaaatacggtagaagTTTGTATGAGTATATAACGAATATCCTTCGTAAGATGTTGTAAATGTGTTACTGTAGTTTTAAAACTGTTCAGCACTTTCTCGTACACGTTTGACCAAAGTCGGCTGAGGCAACTGGTAATGaccacctcagccgataatcaagcGTGCGTGTGTACAGTAGCCCTCGACCGCCACAAATGATCAGTCTGGCAGATCATCTAGACAGAGCGTCACATACACCCTGTTCCGTCATCCCTCCGCTAAACAgctgacacacatctgtacaatgtcaTCCAAGGCGATCAGGTCCCGACGGGTGACATAAGGCAAAGGTATGCACACACCTTTAGTTAGAGCCAATGGCCTATTGTTTTCAAAGggtatcttatgctgggaatacacaattgattttttttcggcagatttactttctgacaGATTTTCCAAACCTTTTTCCAactgattttctgattgatttccgttcacttccataaaaaaaatcgatcagaaaaactaaaATCATATTGTACCTGtttgaaattatctatcgagtcatTTATCTGCcataaaactcatggtgtattcccagcataaaatagAAGGTGTATGGAGACTGCCATCTGTAATCCCTTTTGCATTATTCTAGTTGCCAAACTGGCAGATTCATCTTTCAATCTGGAAATATACAGTACAGCTGTGATTGTACAATCGTGTCCAGTCTTACCATATGAAGATTTTCTCCCAATGATCCTGTAGTGAGTTGGATAGGAAGGCTGACATATCTatcaactttttaaaaaaatgccaatTACTTGGTTGTCCTGCGCTTTTTTGGCTTCCATAGTGTCTGATTCGCCCACCTGGAAAGAGTACACAATGTGTGGTCAAACTTTagtcagaacatctgatctgcatcttTGTTCTTTGTTACCTCCTCGAGTCTCCTGATACTGCTCGTTGTCCTCGGGGCCCTTCAGTCCTCTTATGTCCCCCAACGCATGCGCTGTTTGAAGAGAGATCAAGGACAGCAATCAGCATCTGGACACTCGGGAAGAGGTAATGTTGCTCATCATGGGCTTcgtttaaagagtctgaagcctcctGCCCCTTTTTTTCAGCCATTCTTATTAAGCATTAATAGATCAGCGGAAATGCCGCTATCCTGCGGAAAATCAAGGCTTTAATCACCCCCAATTACCAGGGCAAAAATccgtgactttcaaagtcatggaatttgctgcccggggaggcagagctttgagctgcagctctgcctccattcgcgtcaatctcCTGCGGATCTtcacctcctcccgcccctctcagtgaaagaagacagaggggcaggaggaggcggagatccgcgggagATTGACGcggatggaggcagagctacagctcaaagctctgcccctAGCAGGaaggtgttataatttaagtaggcctcagttacaaggcccaaacatgttgatgttgggtgacaaaggtactgatcctttcacacctccctctgattggcacagatggaccaagcagggatggagggaaagagcatttgtgccaggagaaaacaaatttcatggcacaatgtgggtgaaaggtcagaaaggtcaggtgtgctggcagGGTGACTGGAAAGGCagggtaaatctgctattgaaggtcacactcccagaatcgatgcaccaatccaaaggtttgttaaaaggtacattgcagtacaatgggtacatgcaaaaggtggagtgtgtgattcaggggtaccttgtcttggttatgcagagtgagatggttccagattggggaggaacgagcaggaggcgtcaattctcttaccagagagacgcaggggacaacatcacactctggagctaccaacagagagtgcctctgaaacaactatacacacgtaaaggctggaaagccgagggtgggtggttctcgaaacaagaagtaaaaatcgagatcaagccacatttccaggtgacaaagagggtggggagagcggtcccgggggagggaaagcccacacagggaaccccattcacaccacacgggtcacaacaggggacgatattacacagtccatatgcaacagcttatcctcatgatagttgggtaagtgaagaggtactcttaatcgaacgattgcagagagtacagtcttcccgacctcaggtacatagtgtgcctcaggacataaggggggaagaggtccaatcaggacagctggggacatattttgtgagCGAgaaattggacaaggggaggtatattaatttttctggagaaggatcttttgcatggcagcttcgagatgtttgggtgaacaaatggaaacggtgcaacattcctttaggcaccgctacttccttagttcccaccgcaacccgtgtcttacaccaggacctgagaggtcaaccttttttggtgctagacggggaggtgaagcaagtagagttgtcctcatgcgggcaattcttgcagaagtacctgcgttggccggggcaagtcaaatttagtgaagaagcctgcaggctcaataacgcagaatgcgagactaccattcaaaagatccaccctgaagccaaaccgatagttccggtggctgaaggaaaggtttggttttttaacataaggtctaatgatacattcaaggtatattctcataattgttccgataagggggagtttccaaggggaacatattgggtgagtggagatcccatatggatcctgtcatccaggttggatgacgttgtttttcAAATTGGTAAGAAAAATCTAAaattcaa
This DNA window, taken from Hyperolius riggenbachi isolate aHypRig1 chromosome 3, aHypRig1.pri, whole genome shotgun sequence, encodes the following:
- the LOC137562350 gene encoding E3 ubiquitin-protein ligase TRIM39-like; this translates as MSQPQSHPLNSACWETHSSLLSVMESAYLNKLLDCSVCQNIYTDPVNLKCGHSFCRVCIDQVLDTQVGSEGYSCPECREKFQERPALHRNIILSNIVENFLSPHPGQESGVCCTYCIHTHVPAVSSCLLCEASLCASHLNVHSKSPEHVLVDPSMSPEDRKRSLHKKILEYNYTENSDVIHVSCCVIGMYRDHQKESLDEIAEKKKQKLNIYLQKLLTWREWVENTVHSLQVLRRKTQDEVDGKTRRFIDIFTELRLQLEDLEKKVLSEIARQAEQLQFPILHLIQELEIKMDELSRKIRQTEELHSMTDPLTVLQDLDKVDTEEGDEDRERYAEEHHDVGDLDMVPISQVFRKGLAEILTGANGGIYIQEATDIVLDENSANSSIRLSDDFKTATLIGGQNHPETPESFTFYPQVISKGSFSSGRLYWEVDLRGSHLWKVGMCYPSIQRKGGERSEGGMSGLQEIGYNNKSWVMEKWNGEYFVIHDSGRNWLADNISGDKIRVYLDYEAGQLSFYDLSEPIRHLHTFTASFTEPLHVALLIWDEYGFIRVNVRNPPRI